The DNA window ACGCCCTCCCGTGGCTGTACGTCGCCGACATGACCGGCTGGCGCGGGCTCGCACTGGCGCGCTCGCTGGCGGCCGAGCGCGACTGTCCCTGCTACCGGCTGTCGCCGCTCGCCCGGGACAGCGTCGACACCCTCTGGCGCGTCCTCGACCGCAGCGGCGAGGGGCCGGTCGTGCTTCACGTCGAACTTCGGGGCGACACCGGCCCGGTACCGGGAACGCTCCGGGAGACGCTGTGGCGGGGGTACGACCAGCCCGCTGCGGGGAGTGAGGCCCCCGCCTCCGGCGACCCGACCAATCTCCACGTCGTCTTCACCGATACGCGGCCCTCGAAGCGGCTCACGTCGCCGTTGCCGGACGCGACGGCGCCGGTCAGCGGGGCCACGCTCTCGTATGCACCCAGAGAGAGCATGACCCCCGAACACCCCCACGGCACGACCACGCTGGCGGCCCCGCCCGCGCTCCCGGACCGGACCGACCGTCTCGAAACCCTGCTCTCGGCCGCCCTCGACGGGGTTGGGTCCGACGGCGAGCGAGCGGCCTTCGTCGACAGCGCTGTCGAAGCGCTGGCTATCACCCACTCGACCATCGGCAAGCAGGACCTCCTGTTCGACGTCTCGCCACGCATCGCGCTGAAACACGGCCACCGACTGGGGGGCCTCGGCGTCGACGGGGCGCTTTCGGCGCTTCGCGAGGACCTGCTCGCGCAGGTCCCCCAGAGCCCGACGACCGGGGAGCTGCGCCGGACGCTGGCGTCGCTGCTCGACACCTAGAGGCGCTGTCGGGCCCGCTCTCTGAGCCGCTCGATGCGAGCGTCCATCGGCGGGTGCGTCGACAGCAGCCGCGAGAGCGGATTCTCCTCGGTCCCGTGGACGTACAGCGGCGTCAGCGGGCCCAGGTCCGGCGTCGAGGCGCGTTCTATCTTCCCCAGCGCCCGCGCAAGCGCCAGTGGGTTGCCCGTCACCGTCGCGGCACGGTCGTCCGCGGCCCACTCGCGCCGTCTGGAGTACGACAGGACCAGCAGCGTGACGGCAAAGCCCACCAGCGCGATGACGCCCAGCGCGCCGCGGTGGGTCCGCCCGAGCCACGACCGGGACCACGATTCGGGGTCGCCACGCAGCAGGGCGACCCCTCGCGCGATGCCGCCGGTGAGCACGACGACCGGGAAGAGCAAGATGCCGACGAGCCCGACGATGCTCTGGGTGAGGCTGTACCCCAGCGTCTGGACCAGGGCGTCACGGCGCTCGAAGTGTGCGAGTTCGTGGGCCAACAGCGTCTCCATCTCGTCGAGCGACAGCAGTGCAAAGAGCCGCCGGTCGACGACGATAGCCCCGTTTGGCCCGCCGACGGCGAAGGCGTTGGGCACCGGCAGGCGCGCCACCAGCAGCGACGGCTTGCCGGCCCGCATCCGGTCGGTCAGCCGGTCGTATCGCCGGTACAGCGCCGGCGCCCGCGAGCGTGGCACCACCACCGCCTCGAGGGACCGCTTGAGCCGTGCCGTTCCGGTCCAGTAGCTCAGGCCGCCAAAGAGCACCGCCGTGCCCAGCACGATGGCGACGACGACCGCCGGCGACGGTCGCTGGGCCCACAGCAGGCTCAGCAGCCGGTAGCCGACCACGCCGGCGACGAGGTAGACGACGAGCGTCCCCAGTCCCACCACCCCCAGTACGAGCCGTCGCCCGATTGCCATGCTGACACCTACGTGTGGCGCCGAAAAGTCGCTTGGGTCGGCTGGTCGCGTCTGGTTTCGCAGCGATTGCTACCGAGAGCCAGAAAGCCCCCGGTCGCTCGACTCCCAGGACTCGCTGCGCGCGCTACGCGTGCTTGCTTCGTCCGGGTTCGTCGAGCGACCGGCCCCTTTCTGGCTGTATGCAGTCCGATACGCATAACTAAATACTGCCATCAAAACAGCTAGCTCAGCTGTCCTCGTCGTCGAATCGTTTCGCCAGTTCGATGACGTTGACCTCCCAGTCGTGGGTCGAGCCGCGGGTCTGGAACTCCCAGGCCCCACGGACGTCGACGTCTGCTTCGATGGCCGTTTCGACGATGGCGGCGAGGGCGGCCTCGAACTGGTCGGGGCTGGTGACAGTGACTGCTGATTTATATTCGTCTTTCACGAGATGTGGCATCTGGCCGCGACCCGAAGGAGTGGTCCGACCCCTTGCCTGGCAAACGCTGTGGGGATGTTCTCCGCGAAGGGCGGTTATCCGTCTGAGGAGACGACTCCCACGCGTAAAGGCCCGCCGACAAGCATGGTGCACCATGCAAATTTCCTAGGTTGGTCAACCATGCCACCTATATTTACCCGTAAAAGGCAAAGCAATACGAAATGAGCGTTATCGCGCATCTGCGTGTCCCCGCTATGTCATTTGAACTGGGGCAGATTCTAGATGTATCCGAGGGGCGAAGTATTGTCCTCGAGGACCTGGTCCCGCTCGGGGAACAGGCCGTGCCCTTCTTCACTATCCACGGCACCGAAGAGAGCGAGGCGTTCAGGGCGGCGGTCCAGAACCACCCCACCGTGAAAGACATCCAGGCGGTGAGCTCGCACGAAGACCGGACGCTGTTCGCGCTCGACTGGGACGTCTCTCAGGACCGCCTGTTCGAGGGCATCGAAGCCACGAACGCACACCTGCTGGGCGCCACCGGCGGCCCGAACACGTGGGAGTTCGAGCTCCGATTCCGCTCTCACGGAGCCCTGAGCGATTTCAAGGAGTACTGTTCGGAGGCGGGCATCTCGCTGGAAGTCGCTCGCATCTACAACCCGACCCGACCCGAGAGCGGCCCGTTCTACGGGCTGACACAGCGCCAGCGGGACACGCTGGTTCGGGCGGTACGGAAGGGCTACTACTCGCTGCCCCGGGAGATATCCACGCAGGACCTGGCCGACGAGTTCGACATCTCCGACCAGGCGGTGACCGAGCGCTTGCGGCGCGCTATCGTGGCTCTCGTGGATAACTCACTGGTGGCGGCGATGGAGGGCCAGGAGGAGCCCGGCTCGCCGGAACCGTGACCCCAGCAGTCGTCCGCTAGACCCAGCCGTCAGGCAGCTCGCCCCGATGGTTTGCGATGAGCTCGATGACCGGTGCGATGTCCTCCCAGTTTGGACCCGTCGCTATCTGGCCGGTGTCCCGGTCCCACTCGATGTATCCCATCTGTTCAAGTTTCGGGAGGTGTTTGTGGAACAGTTCGGTTTCGAGTACCTCGGGTTCCTCGGGCGGGTCGATGATATCCAGCGGGTCGCGGTCGTCGTCGTCCTGTGGATTCTCGGCCAGGAGTGCCAGCAGCAACTCTCGCCGGTAGCGATCCGACAGCGCTTCGAGCGCCTGACCTAACTTCGTATCCCTCTCTGGTTTTGGCACGTTCAACACAGATGGACTTGCTCTGAAACGCCCCTAAGCGCTCCCAATGGCACACCATGCCGGTCTTGAGAAACTGGTGACAATATCGAATGCACATCTCGATTCCCGGGGCGCTGGCGCCGCCGATAGGGGCTACCGACCTCGAAACCACGCGACGGGAGCTTGCGGGGCCGGGGCGGCTGTCTGGGTCGCCGCCGAACCCGATTTGATATCGCGAGATATGATTTATACCGCCCGTTAGCCGCCCCACAGCTATCCTATCGAATCAGCCGTCAAGAAGCCACTGTCCCCCTCAGAGCCGCGTCTGAATCGTCTCCGCCGTGGCCGCGCCGACGCCGTCGACTTCAGTCAGTTCCCCGCGGTCGGCCGCGCGGATGCGCTCGACGCTGCCAAAGCGACGGAGCAGCGCCTTGCGCGTCTCCGGCCCGATACCGGGGAGGTCGTCCAGCGGCGTCGACACCTCGTCGCGCAGCGTCTGGTGGTACTGGACGGCAAAGCGGTGGGCCTCGTCGCGCACCCGCTGGAGGAGATGCAGGTGCGGGGCGTCGTCGTCCCAGTCGTACACCCGTTCCGGCGTTATCACGAGTTCCTCGTCCTTTGCGAGTGCAATAGCGGGCACGTCCCAGCCGGTCTCGGCCAGCGCGTCCCGGGCGGCCCCCAGCTGGCCGTCGCCGCCGTCGATGAGCAACAGGTCGGGGTCGGGCCTGTCGTCTCGCCCCTGGAGTGCGCGTTCGGCCCGCCAGCGAACGAGCTCGCGCATATTGGCGTAATCGTCGTTGCGCTCGGTGAGCTTCTTGCGCCGGTAGCCGCTTGTGTCCGGGTCACCACCGACGGCGAGGACGTTCGAGCCGACGGCACTCCGGCCCTGGGCGTGGCTCACGTCGAATCCCTCGATGCGTTCCGGTCGGGCGATGCCCAGCGCGTCGGCCAGCTCGCCGACGCCGTCCGCCCGCCCGCCGCGTTGCTGGGCGTTCTTCAGCGCCAGGTCGACCAGCGTCGCCTCCCGGCCGGCGCCAGGCACCGCCAGCGTGACACCCTCCGCCTCGAGCCACCGCTCTATCTCCGGGTCGGCGGGGTCCTCGGAACAGAGAATTCTGCTCGGGAGCTCACGCTCGGCGTAGTACTGGGGGATGAAGGCCCGATAGACGCCCGCCGGCCCCTCGCCGTCCGGTGCGTCGAGGGTGTAGCGGTCGCGCTCGACCAGCTTCCCGCCCTCGGCGTGGAGCCGCGCGACGACGGCCCGGTCGCCCTCGATGACGGCCCCGAGGACGTCCGTCGTGGCCCCGCTCCCGGCGTCGCTGACGGCGGTGTCGCCCTCGCCGTGGAGCGC is part of the Haloarcula salinisoli genome and encodes:
- a CDS encoding excinuclease ABC subunit C, coding for MDGAGVRRRATELPDEPGVYQFEDDDGRVLYVGKAVSLRERVRSYGDPRSRRIAKMVQRASVVDFAVTDTETQALLLEANLIKRHRPPYNVRLKDDKSYPLVQLTDHAVPRIEVTRDPDDGATVYGPFTDKGRVETVVKALRETYGLRGCSDHKYSNRERPCLDYEMGICTAPCTGEITESAYAADAESAKRFFEGEVGVLADPLRRAMEQASSDQEFERAANLRDKLGAVEALHGEGDTAVSDAGSGATTDVLGAVIEGDRAVVARLHAEGGKLVERDRYTLDAPDGEGPAGVYRAFIPQYYAERELPSRILCSEDPADPEIERWLEAEGVTLAVPGAGREATLVDLALKNAQQRGGRADGVGELADALGIARPERIEGFDVSHAQGRSAVGSNVLAVGGDPDTSGYRRKKLTERNDDYANMRELVRWRAERALQGRDDRPDPDLLLIDGGDGQLGAARDALAETGWDVPAIALAKDEELVITPERVYDWDDDAPHLHLLQRVRDEAHRFAVQYHQTLRDEVSTPLDDLPGIGPETRKALLRRFGSVERIRAADRGELTEVDGVGAATAETIQTRL
- a CDS encoding M48 family metallopeptidase; this encodes MAIGRRLVLGVVGLGTLVVYLVAGVVGYRLLSLLWAQRPSPAVVVAIVLGTAVLFGGLSYWTGTARLKRSLEAVVVPRSRAPALYRRYDRLTDRMRAGKPSLLVARLPVPNAFAVGGPNGAIVVDRRLFALLSLDEMETLLAHELAHFERRDALVQTLGYSLTQSIVGLVGILLFPVVVLTGGIARGVALLRGDPESWSRSWLGRTHRGALGVIALVGFAVTLLVLSYSRRREWAADDRAATVTGNPLALARALGKIERASTPDLGPLTPLYVHGTEENPLSRLLSTHPPMDARIERLRERARQRL
- a CDS encoding helix-turn-helix domain-containing protein; translated protein: MSVIAHLRVPAMSFELGQILDVSEGRSIVLEDLVPLGEQAVPFFTIHGTEESEAFRAAVQNHPTVKDIQAVSSHEDRTLFALDWDVSQDRLFEGIEATNAHLLGATGGPNTWEFELRFRSHGALSDFKEYCSEAGISLEVARIYNPTRPESGPFYGLTQRQRDTLVRAVRKGYYSLPREISTQDLADEFDISDQAVTERLRRAIVALVDNSLVAAMEGQEEPGSPEP
- a CDS encoding DUF7344 domain-containing protein, with translation MPKPERDTKLGQALEALSDRYRRELLLALLAENPQDDDDRDPLDIIDPPEEPEVLETELFHKHLPKLEQMGYIEWDRDTGQIATGPNWEDIAPVIELIANHRGELPDGWV